In one window of Verrucomicrobiia bacterium DNA:
- a CDS encoding GNAT family N-acetyltransferase: MANSIDQTIIVRATPEDVAEILALQKIAYQSEAEIYGDDSVPALQQSLAELKEDFQRMVFLKAVVNGKIIGAVRGYSEGDTAHILRLIVHPYFQGRGIGSRLVKEIEAVWPASVRRFEAFTGHRSKRNLTLYGRLGYRPFKEVPFNNAVTWVYMEKPRYES, from the coding sequence ATGGCCAACAGCATTGATCAGACCATCATTGTGCGCGCCACCCCGGAGGATGTGGCCGAAATATTGGCTTTGCAAAAAATTGCCTATCAGAGCGAGGCTGAAATATACGGCGATGACAGCGTGCCGGCCCTGCAGCAAAGCCTGGCCGAGTTGAAGGAGGATTTTCAACGCATGGTCTTCCTCAAAGCGGTGGTGAACGGCAAGATCATCGGCGCCGTGCGTGGATATAGCGAGGGGGATACGGCCCACATCCTGCGGTTAATCGTGCATCCCTACTTTCAGGGGCGCGGCATTGGCAGCCGGCTGGTAAAGGAAATCGAAGCGGTGTGGCCGGCCTCCGTGCGGCGTTTTGAGGCGTTCACCGGCCATCGCAGCAAACGCAACCTGACCTTGTACGGACGCCTGGGCTACCGTCCCTTCAAGGAGGTGCCCTTTAACAATGCGGTCACCTGGGTCTATATGGAAAAACCTCGTTATGAAAGCTGA
- a CDS encoding electron transfer flavoprotein subunit alpha/FixB family protein, translating to MSQGILIWTEHLRGQVAEITYEMLGLGRQLADALKVPLAAVVAGENVTSLASQLGMADKVLLVENPALTLAPASTQASVLQALMQQEQAALILVGGTNVSLGVGAVLACRTKLPFVNFCKAARVEDGAVMATSQLFGGKVLADTRLADHRGIISVYPGAFPAEAGRRAGPPELIPAAVEVTPPPVKFVQFIEPETGDVDITKQDILVAVGRGIQSQDNVALAEELATALGGAVCASRPVIDQGWLPLSRQVGKSGMTVKPRLYLALGISGAPEHWEGMQGSRLIVAVNTDPKAPIFDGAHFGATVDALDLLPVLTEKVKARKG from the coding sequence ATGAGCCAGGGAATCCTCATTTGGACTGAGCACCTGCGGGGCCAGGTTGCGGAAATCACCTACGAGATGTTGGGGCTGGGCCGCCAGTTGGCCGATGCTTTGAAAGTGCCGCTCGCTGCCGTTGTCGCGGGGGAAAATGTCACCTCATTGGCCAGCCAGTTGGGGATGGCCGATAAAGTGCTGCTGGTGGAAAATCCAGCCCTCACCCTCGCCCCAGCATCCACGCAAGCCTCAGTATTGCAGGCACTTATGCAACAAGAGCAAGCCGCCCTGATTTTAGTTGGAGGTACGAATGTCTCTTTGGGCGTAGGGGCTGTGCTGGCTTGCCGCACCAAACTTCCCTTCGTCAATTTTTGCAAGGCAGCGCGGGTCGAAGACGGCGCGGTTATGGCAACCAGTCAACTCTTTGGTGGCAAAGTGCTGGCCGACACCCGACTGGCCGACCATCGCGGCATTATCAGTGTGTATCCGGGGGCCTTTCCGGCCGAGGCAGGCCGGCGCGCCGGCCCCCCCGAGCTTATTCCCGCAGCCGTCGAGGTGACGCCTCCGCCGGTCAAGTTCGTGCAGTTCATTGAGCCGGAAACCGGCGATGTGGACATCACCAAGCAGGACATTTTGGTGGCCGTTGGGCGCGGCATCCAGAGCCAGGACAATGTCGCCCTTGCGGAAGAGCTGGCCACCGCTCTTGGGGGCGCGGTATGTGCTTCCCGTCCGGTCATTGACCAGGGCTGGCTTCCGCTCAGCCGGCAGGTGGGCAAGTCTGGCATGACCGTCAAGCCGCGGCTCTATCTGGCCTTGGGCATTAGTGGGGCGCCGGAGCATTGGGAGGGGATGCAAGGATCCCGGCTTATTGTTGCCGTGAATACGGATCCCAAAGC
- a CDS encoding proton-conducting transporter membrane subunit: protein MMSALTLLIAVPWIAGLLLWGIRSDRWRRAVVLGTVLFVSVLSVNLAVRLFHTGDVFQVDSHWVNWLMLAAEGGMAAYLIRVGWKHRHPVVVAVVLAQTALMAWFELSHGGELRVGQNLFVDKFSILMALINGVVGGLICLYALGYMREFHEHHHPEIADRRPMFFGLLFIFMGAMFGIIFSNNLLWFYFFWEVTTLCSYLLIGYKQTEESRHNALRALNLNLMGGLAMAAGIVLFHTRSGSIELAVLFQKTPEVVLAPVALLAFAGLTKSAQLPFSRWLLGAMVAPTPVSALLHSSTMVKAGLYLILRLAPVLYGTVPGTVLALTGAVTFVVTSFAAVCTSDAKKVLAYSTVANLGLVVLCGGIGTYEAVWAGILMIVFHAVAKCLLFLCVGVIEHKLHSRDIEKMGGLILSLPRISVFLQVGIAGMFLAPFGMLLSKWAVLKAVVDSYPLLAVFVCFGSAPTLFFWVKWLGKLLEVTGPIENVEKGIGRGEWLAMGGLTILTGLTCLFFPLISSELVEPYVMEVYWRTAAMDHGNFIIMTIMLCMVGLFPLSFINYKRKVHVMDAYLSGANVDHSNTHFLDARGAVRPMTLRNYYFQDLLKEEHLLRGGLFAGLSLLVFLLGFVLL from the coding sequence ATGATGAGTGCATTAACATTATTAATTGCGGTGCCGTGGATTGCGGGTTTGCTCCTTTGGGGCATTCGTTCCGATCGCTGGCGGCGCGCGGTGGTGCTGGGCACCGTTCTGTTTGTGTCGGTCCTCAGTGTCAATCTGGCGGTGCGTCTGTTTCACACGGGGGATGTCTTCCAGGTGGACTCGCATTGGGTCAACTGGTTGATGCTGGCGGCGGAAGGCGGGATGGCGGCCTACTTGATCCGGGTGGGGTGGAAGCATCGGCATCCGGTTGTAGTGGCCGTGGTCCTGGCCCAGACCGCGCTCATGGCGTGGTTTGAATTGAGCCACGGAGGGGAGCTGCGCGTCGGACAAAACCTGTTTGTAGATAAATTCTCCATCTTGATGGCCCTGATCAACGGCGTGGTGGGAGGATTGATCTGCCTCTACGCGCTGGGGTACATGCGGGAGTTTCACGAGCATCACCACCCGGAAATAGCCGACCGGCGACCGATGTTTTTCGGGCTGCTATTCATTTTCATGGGGGCAATGTTTGGCATTATTTTCTCCAACAACCTGTTGTGGTTCTACTTTTTCTGGGAGGTGACCACGTTGTGTTCCTATCTCTTAATCGGCTACAAACAGACCGAAGAATCGCGGCACAATGCCCTGCGGGCCCTCAATTTGAATCTGATGGGAGGATTGGCGATGGCGGCGGGGATTGTGTTGTTCCACACCCGCTCGGGCAGCATCGAACTGGCGGTGCTTTTTCAAAAGACGCCGGAGGTGGTCCTGGCGCCCGTGGCCTTGCTGGCCTTCGCCGGCCTGACCAAATCGGCGCAACTGCCGTTTTCGCGGTGGTTGCTGGGGGCCATGGTGGCGCCCACCCCGGTCAGCGCGTTGCTGCATTCCTCCACCATGGTTAAAGCGGGCCTTTATCTCATTCTTCGGCTGGCGCCCGTGTTATACGGGACCGTGCCGGGCACGGTGCTGGCATTGACGGGGGCGGTAACTTTTGTGGTGACCTCGTTTGCGGCTGTCTGCACGAGTGACGCCAAAAAGGTGCTGGCCTATTCCACGGTGGCCAACCTGGGCCTGGTGGTGCTGTGCGGCGGCATTGGCACTTATGAGGCGGTCTGGGCCGGCATTTTGATGATCGTATTTCATGCCGTGGCCAAATGCCTGCTATTCCTCTGCGTCGGGGTAATTGAGCACAAACTGCACAGTCGGGACATTGAAAAGATGGGCGGCCTTATTCTCAGCCTGCCGCGCATCTCGGTGTTTTTACAGGTTGGCATCGCCGGTATGTTTCTCGCGCCGTTTGGCATGTTGTTGAGCAAGTGGGCGGTGCTCAAGGCGGTGGTGGATTCGTATCCCCTCCTGGCCGTGTTTGTGTGTTTTGGCTCGGCCCCCACCCTGTTTTTCTGGGTCAAGTGGCTGGGCAAACTTCTCGAAGTGACCGGGCCGATCGAAAATGTAGAAAAGGGCATCGGCCGCGGCGAATGGCTGGCAATGGGCGGCCTGACGATTCTGACCGGCTTGACGTGCCTGTTCTTTCCCCTGATCTCCTCCGAACTGGTGGAGCCATATGTGATGGAGGTGTACTGGCGCACGGCGGCGATGGATCATGGCAATTTCATCATCATGACCATCATGCTGTGCATGGTGGGGCTATTTCCGCTGAGTTTTATCAATTACAAGCGGAAGGTGCACGTAATGGATGCCTATCTCAGCGGGGCTAATGTTGACCACAGCAACACCCATTTTCTGGATGCCCGCGGCGCGGTGCGGCCGATGACTCTGCGCAATTATTATTTTCAGGATTTGCTCAAGGAAGAACACCTGCTGCGGGGAGGGCTGTTCGCGGGGTTAAGTTTGCTGGTGTTCCTCCTGGGCTTTGTCTTGTTATGA
- a CDS encoding electron transfer flavoprotein subunit beta, producing the protein MKYYVLIKMVPDTVEELVIGPDGKSLDVEAVRPKLADSDDHAIEEALLLREKHGGEITVVALESPEVDDVLFTALAKGVNQAVKLTGDWNQVGSLGAARVFAQYLAPNGQLPPESLVMLRSQAYDDLEGEIGPCLAELLGVPFMGVVTKVTPAGGQVTVTKEFAGGLRGEFNLPLPCVLGIQSAEKPPRYVPIAKVRAAQKTAKIEEVEGAAPEAAKAYEVERMYLPEAAGRAQMLEGSVEEVADKVVEVLAQNSLL; encoded by the coding sequence ATGAAATACTACGTCCTCATCAAAATGGTTCCCGATACCGTCGAGGAACTGGTCATTGGCCCGGACGGCAAATCCTTGGATGTGGAGGCGGTCCGCCCCAAGCTGGCGGATAGCGACGATCACGCCATCGAGGAAGCCCTGTTGCTGCGGGAAAAGCATGGGGGGGAGATTACGGTCGTCGCCTTGGAATCGCCGGAGGTGGATGACGTTTTGTTCACGGCTTTGGCCAAAGGGGTGAATCAAGCCGTCAAGTTGACCGGGGATTGGAACCAGGTGGGCAGTCTGGGGGCTGCACGCGTATTTGCCCAATATCTCGCGCCCAACGGACAGTTGCCCCCTGAGTCGCTGGTCATGTTGCGCAGCCAGGCTTATGACGACTTGGAGGGTGAAATTGGTCCCTGTCTGGCCGAGCTTTTGGGCGTGCCCTTTATGGGGGTGGTAACCAAAGTTACACCTGCCGGAGGACAGGTCACTGTCACCAAAGAATTTGCCGGGGGTCTGCGCGGCGAGTTCAACCTACCCCTGCCTTGCGTCCTAGGCATTCAATCCGCGGAAAAACCGCCGCGTTACGTGCCCATTGCCAAGGTGCGGGCCGCCCAGAAAACCGCCAAAATTGAGGAGGTTGAGGGGGCGGCTCCCGAGGCTGCAAAAGCTTATGAGGTGGAGCGCATGTACCTGCCTGAAGCGGCAGGCCGTGCCCAAATGTTGGAAGGTTCGGTGGAGGAAGTGGCCGACAAGGTGGTGGAAGTGCTGGCGCAGAATAGTTTGTTGTAA
- a CDS encoding 4Fe-4S binding protein, which yields MAYFTMAKLALKWAIQPPVTRRYPFTPRRALPNSRGQLVFIKDKCVYCTVCAKKCPTRALTVNRAAKKWGIERLQCISCGYCVEVCPKHCLELNTDHGKPTVTKDKETY from the coding sequence ATGGCGTATTTTACCATGGCCAAACTGGCCCTTAAATGGGCCATCCAACCGCCGGTGACCCGGCGGTATCCGTTCACGCCCCGCCGTGCCCTGCCCAACAGCCGGGGGCAACTGGTGTTCATTAAAGACAAGTGTGTGTACTGCACGGTTTGTGCCAAGAAATGTCCCACCCGGGCGCTGACGGTGAATCGGGCGGCCAAGAAATGGGGCATCGAGCGGCTGCAATGCATCTCCTGCGGCTACTGCGTGGAGGTGTGTCCCAAGCATTGCCTGGAGCTGAATACCGATCACGGCAAACCCACCGTGACCAAGGACAAGGAAACTTACTAA
- a CDS encoding nickel-dependent hydrogenase large subunit has protein sequence MAHTVIPFGPQHPVLPEPIHLDLVIEDERVVEAVPSIGFIHRGLEKLVEKRDYQEFVYVAERVCGICSFIHGQTFCHAVEELMQIPVPPRAQYLRVIWGEMSRIHSHLLWLGLTADAFGFEALFMHAWRVRERLLDLIEATTGGRVIFGSCKIGGVRRDIPQDQMQVILAELQALESDMRDIVKVFLDDSSVKDRLCEVGVLSREEAYDLGCVGPMLRASGVAQDTRLRGYAAYGELDFAPITRTEGDCYARCAVRCEELFQSVDLIRQAAARMPEGEISVKVTGNPKGEFTARTEQPRGEVIYYIKANGTKNLERFRVRTPTFANLPALLKILQGCELADVPVLVLTIDPCISCTER, from the coding sequence ATGGCTCACACCGTCATTCCTTTTGGCCCGCAACATCCGGTGCTGCCGGAGCCGATTCATCTGGATCTCGTGATTGAAGATGAGCGCGTGGTGGAAGCGGTGCCCTCGATTGGTTTCATTCACCGCGGCCTGGAGAAGCTGGTGGAAAAGAGGGACTACCAGGAATTTGTCTATGTGGCCGAGCGGGTGTGCGGGATTTGCAGTTTTATTCATGGCCAGACCTTCTGCCACGCCGTGGAGGAGCTGATGCAAATCCCGGTCCCGCCGCGGGCCCAGTACTTGCGGGTCATTTGGGGGGAAATGTCGCGGATTCACAGTCATTTGCTGTGGCTGGGGCTGACGGCCGACGCCTTTGGCTTTGAGGCCCTGTTTATGCATGCCTGGCGCGTGCGCGAGCGCCTCCTGGACTTGATCGAGGCCACCACGGGCGGCCGCGTGATTTTCGGCTCCTGCAAAATCGGGGGGGTCAGGCGGGACATTCCCCAAGACCAAATGCAGGTGATCCTTGCGGAATTGCAGGCGCTGGAATCGGACATGCGGGACATTGTGAAGGTGTTTCTGGACGATTCCTCAGTCAAGGATCGGTTGTGCGAAGTGGGCGTGCTAAGCCGGGAGGAGGCTTATGATTTGGGCTGTGTCGGCCCCATGCTCCGGGCCAGCGGTGTGGCCCAGGACACCCGCCTCCGCGGTTACGCGGCCTACGGCGAGCTGGACTTTGCGCCGATAACCCGCACCGAGGGCGATTGTTACGCACGCTGCGCCGTGCGATGTGAGGAATTATTCCAGAGCGTGGATTTAATCCGGCAGGCCGCGGCCCGGATGCCGGAAGGGGAAATCAGCGTCAAGGTCACTGGCAATCCTAAAGGCGAGTTTACGGCGCGCACCGAGCAGCCGCGCGGGGAAGTCATTTATTACATCAAGGCCAACGGCACCAAAAACCTGGAGCGTTTCCGGGTGCGCACGCCCACCTTTGCCAATTTGCCTGCGCTGCTCAAGATTTTGCAGGGATGCGAACTGGCCGATGTGCCGGTGCTGGTGCTGACCATTGATCCCTGCATCAGTTGTACCGAGCGTTGA
- a CDS encoding NADH-quinone oxidoreductase subunit C → MKADQTIVPVPAAELPARVLMLRHEGWRLVHISATPAGEQIEINYGFDRLGKFQTLRVTLPAAEPRLPSISRIYWAAFVYENEMHDLFDVQVEGMAVDFHGHFIKTATPFPFKNTAASGSTGTVSGAVPGASFTAKPAAPAPASPSQS, encoded by the coding sequence ATGAAAGCTGATCAAACCATTGTGCCCGTGCCGGCGGCGGAGCTGCCCGCGCGCGTGCTGATGTTGCGGCACGAGGGATGGCGCCTGGTTCATATCAGCGCCACGCCCGCCGGCGAGCAAATCGAAATCAATTACGGCTTTGACCGGCTGGGCAAATTCCAAACTTTGCGCGTCACGCTGCCGGCGGCGGAACCGCGCCTGCCCAGCATCAGCCGGATTTACTGGGCCGCGTTTGTGTACGAAAACGAAATGCACGATTTGTTTGATGTCCAGGTGGAGGGGATGGCCGTGGATTTTCACGGTCATTTCATCAAAACAGCCACGCCCTTTCCGTTCAAAAACACGGCCGCCTCCGGCAGTACCGGCACCGTTTCCGGGGCGGTGCCTGGTGCCAGTTTCACCGCCAAACCGGCGGCGCCCGCCCCCGCCTCCCCCTCGCAATCCTGA
- a CDS encoding NADH-quinone oxidoreductase subunit H, protein MSPGWRLVIYLIAAPLVGGLLTGLDRKLTARMQARQGPPIWQPFFDVLKLWNKETIVVRRSQNFYIFFFLILMIFTGGLFFAGSDLLLVVFALTLAGIFLVLGAYKASSPYSFLGAERELIQMMAYEPMVLIAAVSIYLVTGSFYVHDIVKHPDLLLGPLPGVFLGFLYALEIKFRKSPFDFSCSHHAHQELVRGLTTEFSGKALAMIEVAHWYETVLLLGWVYLFFASVPVLGLAATLGVYGFLILTDNTFARLKWLTAVKSAWAVTLALGFGNILVLTLLRY, encoded by the coding sequence ATGAGTCCCGGATGGCGTTTGGTCATTTATTTGATTGCGGCCCCCCTGGTGGGCGGGCTGTTGACTGGCTTGGATCGCAAGTTAACGGCCCGCATGCAGGCCCGCCAAGGGCCGCCAATCTGGCAGCCGTTTTTTGACGTTCTGAAATTATGGAACAAGGAAACCATTGTCGTCCGGCGCTCCCAGAACTTTTACATCTTCTTCTTCCTCATTTTGATGATTTTCACCGGCGGCCTGTTTTTTGCCGGCTCGGATTTGCTGCTGGTGGTGTTTGCGCTGACTCTGGCGGGGATCTTTCTGGTGTTGGGAGCCTACAAAGCCAGCTCGCCCTACAGCTTCCTGGGAGCGGAGCGCGAGCTGATTCAGATGATGGCCTACGAACCGATGGTGCTCATTGCGGCGGTGAGCATCTACCTGGTCACCGGCAGCTTTTATGTGCATGACATCGTCAAGCACCCGGATTTGCTCCTGGGACCGTTGCCCGGAGTGTTTCTGGGGTTCTTGTACGCGCTGGAAATCAAATTTAGGAAGTCGCCCTTCGATTTTAGCTGCTCGCATCATGCGCATCAGGAGCTGGTGCGGGGGTTGACGACGGAGTTTTCGGGCAAGGCGCTGGCGATGATCGAAGTGGCGCATTGGTATGAAACGGTGCTACTCTTAGGCTGGGTTTATTTGTTCTTTGCCTCGGTGCCGGTCCTGGGGTTGGCCGCCACCCTCGGCGTTTACGGGTTTTTGATTTTGACCGATAACACCTTTGCCCGTTTGAAGTGGCTGACGGCCGTCAAGAGCGCCTGGGCGGTGACGCTGGCCCTGGGATTTGGGAACATCCTGGTTTTGACTTTATTGCGGTATTAG